One part of the Halobacteria archaeon AArc-dxtr1 genome encodes these proteins:
- the cgi121 gene encoding KEOPS complex subunit Cgi121, translated as MRILEGRLTVSDLDAFVAELGEIGDRYGVTIQAFDARYVAGETHLERAVALADRAIARGENVARDRAVEILLYAAGRRQIDRALEMGVSEGGNRVAIVVAADAEKGDTAAEERACEELEARLELSPEPTLSEPNAATLSNFFEITEAEREATDATLVELVCERVVLLEVEK; from the coding sequence GTGAGGATTCTTGAGGGACGGCTTACGGTCTCTGATCTGGACGCGTTCGTCGCCGAACTCGGCGAGATCGGCGACCGCTACGGCGTGACGATCCAGGCGTTCGACGCCCGGTACGTCGCCGGAGAGACCCACCTCGAGCGCGCGGTTGCGCTCGCCGACCGGGCGATCGCTCGGGGAGAGAACGTCGCCCGCGACCGGGCGGTCGAGATCCTGCTGTACGCCGCCGGCCGCCGACAGATCGACCGCGCACTCGAAATGGGGGTCTCCGAGGGAGGGAATCGGGTCGCCATCGTCGTCGCTGCAGACGCCGAGAAAGGCGACACGGCCGCCGAAGAACGAGCGTGCGAGGAACTCGAGGCGCGCCTCGAGCTCTCCCCGGAGCCGACGCTGTCGGAGCCGAACGCGGCGACGCTGTCGAACTTTTTCGAGATTACCGAGGCCGAGCGCGAGGCGACCGACGCGACGCTCGTGGAGCTGGTCTGTGAGCGCGTCGTGTTGCTCGAAGTCGAGAAATGA
- a CDS encoding FAD-dependent oxidoreductase, with the protein MNEGTEIGASVRDVVIVGSGVAGLSAAVYAARADLEPLVLEGPEPGGQLTLTTDVENFLGFPEGVGGMELIQRGKEQAERFGAEFVHRTVEDASLEERPFELELANGDTLRTRTLIVATGASARWVGAEGEDELMGYGVSTCATCDGAFHRGDDVLVIGGGDSAMEEALFLTKFADSVTVVHRRDELRASDIMAQRARDHETISFRWNAELLEIHGSQADGVSGATLVSHPDGRPTEKLGAGNEVDREEIAVDGIFYGVGHVPNTAFLAETPVSIAESGHLETLDGMTTETAVEGVFGAGDVIDPEYRQAITSAGTGSMAALDAEAWLDAHPTPAVETVSPLVANE; encoded by the coding sequence ATGAACGAGGGGACTGAGATCGGCGCGAGCGTTCGCGACGTCGTCATCGTCGGCTCGGGCGTCGCCGGCCTTTCAGCAGCGGTCTACGCCGCGCGGGCCGACCTCGAGCCACTCGTCCTCGAGGGGCCGGAGCCGGGCGGCCAACTGACGCTGACGACAGACGTCGAGAACTTCCTCGGCTTCCCCGAGGGCGTCGGCGGCATGGAACTGATCCAACGCGGGAAAGAACAGGCCGAACGGTTCGGAGCCGAGTTCGTCCACAGAACTGTCGAAGACGCGTCGCTCGAGGAGCGACCGTTCGAACTCGAACTCGCAAACGGTGACACGCTCCGGACGCGCACACTGATCGTCGCGACCGGTGCGAGCGCCCGTTGGGTCGGCGCTGAGGGGGAGGACGAACTCATGGGCTACGGCGTCTCGACGTGTGCAACCTGCGACGGCGCCTTCCATCGCGGCGACGACGTCCTCGTGATCGGCGGCGGTGACAGTGCGATGGAAGAGGCGTTGTTCCTCACGAAGTTCGCCGACAGCGTCACGGTCGTCCACCGCCGTGACGAACTGCGTGCCTCCGATATCATGGCCCAGCGAGCCCGCGATCACGAGACCATCTCATTTCGCTGGAACGCTGAACTACTCGAGATCCACGGCTCGCAAGCAGACGGTGTTTCCGGTGCGACGCTCGTCTCCCACCCCGACGGGCGGCCAACGGAGAAACTCGGGGCAGGCAACGAGGTCGACCGTGAAGAGATCGCCGTCGATGGCATCTTCTACGGCGTCGGTCACGTCCCCAACACCGCGTTCTTAGCGGAGACGCCGGTCTCCATCGCCGAATCCGGACACCTCGAGACGCTCGACGGCATGACGACCGAGACCGCTGTCGAGGGTGTCTTCGGCGCCGGTGACGTGATCGATCCGGAGTATCGACAGGCGATTACGTCTGCCGGAACCGGTAGTATGGCTGCTCTCGACGCCGAAGCGTGGCTCGACGCCCACCCAACACCAGCGGTCGAAACTGTCTCACCGCTCGTCGCCAACGAGTAG
- the trxA gene encoding thioredoxin, with protein MATDAHSGSNGVSVDEPVYIDGADHLEEVVTGYDVVLVDFYADWCGPCKMLEPVLDGLAADTAAVIAKVDVDANQPLAGEFGVRGVPTIVLFADGEQVEQHTGALPEDRLRSLIEGYTE; from the coding sequence ATGGCAACTGATGCACACAGCGGATCGAACGGTGTCTCGGTCGACGAACCTGTCTACATCGACGGAGCAGATCATCTCGAGGAGGTCGTCACCGGCTACGATGTCGTACTGGTGGATTTCTACGCCGACTGGTGTGGCCCCTGCAAGATGCTCGAACCTGTCCTCGATGGGCTGGCAGCTGACACCGCAGCCGTAATCGCGAAAGTCGACGTCGACGCCAATCAGCCACTCGCCGGCGAGTTCGGTGTACGCGGCGTTCCGACGATCGTTCTCTTTGCAGACGGAGAACAGGTCGAACAGCACACCGGCGCCTTGCCGGAAGATCGACTCCGTAGCCTGATCGAGGGATACACCGAATGA
- a CDS encoding pyridoxamine 5'-phosphate oxidase family protein: MDRIEFVYTLGMSNEEVETYLKRIGTGVLSLASDDDAYAIPVAHHYEDETLYVRLSTDGSSTKQSYLEETETACLTLYDVDPPRESWSVVVTGSLRQLDNPEREGFDAATVNDSFLELRVFDEDIEAIDLKLYEFEIDTITGRKTGT, encoded by the coding sequence ATGGATCGCATCGAGTTCGTCTATACGCTGGGGATGTCCAACGAGGAGGTCGAAACGTACCTCAAACGTATCGGTACCGGAGTTCTCTCGCTCGCGTCGGACGACGACGCGTACGCGATTCCCGTCGCCCACCACTACGAAGACGAGACGCTCTACGTCCGCCTATCGACCGACGGTTCGAGTACGAAGCAATCGTATCTCGAGGAGACAGAAACCGCGTGTCTCACACTGTACGACGTCGACCCGCCCAGAGAGTCCTGGAGCGTCGTCGTGACCGGGTCGCTCCGGCAACTCGACAACCCCGAACGCGAGGGGTTCGACGCTGCAACGGTCAACGATTCGTTCCTCGAGTTGCGGGTCTTCGACGAGGACATCGAGGCGATCGACCTCAAGCTCTACGAGTTTGAGATCGACACGATCACCGGTCGAAAAACGGGAACATAG
- a CDS encoding BlaI/MecI/CopY family transcriptional regulator, with translation MATSMAEQLQQDMECEGLLECIHGLKQLDKECFRAMVESDESLTIDEVAERVDRERSTAYRSIQRLLQAGFIQKEQVNYDQGGYYHVYYPTDPAQIATDMQRRLNDWYAKMGQLIQEFEDKYDHVDSDSPMAER, from the coding sequence ATGGCTACGTCGATGGCAGAACAACTCCAGCAAGATATGGAGTGCGAAGGATTGTTAGAGTGTATTCACGGCCTCAAGCAACTGGACAAGGAGTGCTTCCGAGCGATGGTCGAGAGCGACGAGTCGCTCACGATCGACGAGGTGGCAGAGCGCGTCGACCGCGAACGGTCGACGGCCTACCGCTCGATCCAGCGCCTCCTCCAGGCAGGGTTCATCCAGAAAGAGCAGGTCAACTACGATCAGGGTGGGTACTACCACGTCTACTACCCGACCGATCCCGCACAGATCGCAACCGACATGCAACGACGGTTAAACGACTGGTACGCGAAGATGGGCCAACTCATCCAGGAGTTCGAGGACAAGTACGACCACGTCGACAGCGACTCACCGATGGCCGAACGCTAA